The genomic segment AAGTTTATGCAACATATTTTGAAGAACCATATCCAGCAAGATCTGCATTTGAAGTAGGTAAATTACCTAAGGGTGGTTTAGTTGAAATAGAAGCAATTGCATATTTTGGTAAATAGTAGAACAAAAATAGCTGATTGAATATACTCTTTTGGCTATTTTTAATTTATAAAATATATATTGACTTATTTTGTTTTATTATTATACTATATATCAATTCCTCAAATAATGATATATTTCCCAGAATACCTAGATAGTATTAATCTCAACCCTGAGTTTATAGGTATAGTCTACATGGTAGCAAACCTATTTAGTTTAATTGCTGCTAAAATACATAGTAAATATTTAAAAAAATATGATGGTATAATAAAATTAAAATATAGTCTTATTCTAATAATGATTTTGTCTTTAATAATGGGTATTTCAAATATATACATGTTAACAATAACTATTTATTTAATGTATAGAGTCATTATGTGATGGTTTTATCAACAATTTTATATTTATATAAATAATTCGACATCAAAAGAATATAAAAGTACGATGTTTTCAATTATTAATGTTGTTATGGAAATAGCATTTATAATATCTGATCCCATAATTACCTATATTATTTTAAAAACAAATATAAGATTACCTATGTATTTGCAAGTATTAATATTTTTATAATATTGATATTTATTAACATAATAAATATTAGAAATAAAAGAATATATAAAAACAGCTGAAAGAGAAAATCTCAAACAGCTGTTTTATTTTATTTAGTGTATATTTCAATTTCAGGTGAATAATACATTAATTTACCATCTTGTCTTAATAAGAAGTTTAACTTATCTTCTACATAGTCAAAGTTTATTTTTTGCTTTTTAGATAAGTTTAATGGTATGTAATCCATTAAATGATCTAATAAACTATCATATTTTTGAACAGAATAGATATTTATTATGTTATAATTATGATCTAATTTTAATTCCTTTTGTAATGCGTCTATAGTATCATATAGACCACCTATTTGATCTATTAATCCATTTTCTAATGCTTCAGTACCAAGCCATATTTGCCCTTGTGCAATAGCTTCAAGTGAATCTTGATTTAAATTAGTTCTTTTTACCAATACATCATTTTTAAATTCGTTATATACTTCTAGCATAGAATTTCTGTAAAGTTCTCTTTCTTCTTCAGTCATTTCATGATTTGAAGATAGAATATCAACATATTTACCTTTTTGTACACCATCTATATTAATTCCTAGCTTGTTATATGTACCTATTAATTTAGGTAATAGTGAAACAACACCTATTGAACCAGTTATACTATTTTTGTCTGCAAATATTTTGTTTCCTATTGATGCTATATAATATCCACCACTAGCAGCAACATTACCTATAGAAATATATACAGGTATATCTACTTTAGCTAACATATCATATATTTTTTTAGCTTCAAGAGCTGATCCTCCACCAGAATTTATTCTTATAACTAATCCTGCAACTCCTGGATAAGAAAGTGCTTCATCTAGTTTATCTTTAAATGCTTCTGATGTAATATTTGGATTTGTATATGATGTAGTAGATTCTATATCACCATCTAAATATATTACAGCAATCTTATTTGGTGAAGTAAATTGAGGAACTATAGTTTTAATATATTCTTGAATATCAATACTATTATTATCAGAAATATTTAATTCTTCTTTTAAAGTATCAAAGTCTTTTAATGAATCTACTAATGATAAATCACGAGATTTTTCAGGACTTAGAAATACGTATTCACCATTTAATAATTTATTTTTAAAAGTATCTTTATCTATTTTTCTACTTGTTGATACTTTTTCTACAAAGTCATTAAGTCTTTTATCATATATTCTAGTAATTGTATCTTTTTGTTCTTGACTCATAGAATCTCTATAATAGTTTTCACCATATGATTTATGTGTTCCGATATGGATAACTTCCATTTTAAATCCAAATTTATCAAATAAGTTTTTATAATATCCAGAATTTACTGAATATCCATTAAGTGTTACCTGTGCTGTTGAATATTTTGGAATTATGATTTCATCTGCAAGTAAAGAAACATTATAATTCTGTTTATCTAAATCTTCGCTATAAGCATAAACTTTTTTCCCAGCTTCCTTTATTTTCTTAAATATTGGTTCTACTTCTTCAATTTGAGCAGAAGATAAAATGAATGAGTCACTATAAATTAATATGTTTTTGATCTTATCATCTTCACTTACTTTGTTTAAAGCAATTAATAAATCTGAAAATGTATTTGATTTACCATCTATATATTGAATAGAATTAATAAATTTATCTTCAGAAGGAATAGATATATCTTTTAATAACAATGTATCGTAATTTTTTGCTACATTATCACTACTTTGAATATATAGTAGACTACAACTTGCTATACCTCCTAGAATAAAAATTGTTAGAAAAATATATATGAAAAAAGAATAAATCTTTTTTATTGTATAAATAGTCAAGTTTTTTAAGAATTTACCTATATTATTTAAAAAATTCATATTATTTTGTTCCTTTCTTTTATTTTATATAAATATTAACATAAATGAATTATAAATTCAACAATATATAGAGCCTTTATTAAATATATTTAGTTGCAATATTAAGGTATATAGTGTAAAATAATTTAAGGAGGGAAAATGAATAAAAAATTTAGTAAATTAGATATTGTATATGTATCATTAATGATATTTGGATTTTTTTTTGGAGCGGGTAATTTAATATTCCCAATATTTTTAGGTATGAATTCAGGTGAAAATTTAAATACAGCCATGATATTTTTTGCAATATCGGAGATAGGCTTTACTATGCTTGGGGTAATTGTATCATCAAGGGTAAATTCATTAGAAAATGTAGAAAAGAACATGGGCTTATTATTTTCAACATTACTTTTAACAAGTATATGTTTAGCACTTGGACCAGGTGTTGCGATACCACGTGCAGCAACTTTAGCTTTTGATATGGCAATAATAGACTATATTCCGAGTTTTATTAATATAAATATTGCAAGAGCTATATATACTGCAATATTTTGTGTAGTGGCATATTATCTTACAAAAGGTCAAAATAATTTGTTTAAAAGAATAGGTAAAATTTTAACACCACTAATACTTATAACTATAACTGTTGTTTTAATAGGTGTTTTAATTAAAGTAGAAAATATAGTTTTACCAGCAACTGGTGATTATTTAACTAATCCAAGTTATAAAGGGTTCATTGAAGGATATAATGCTATGGATTCATTAGCATCACTTAATGTTGGTG from the Pseudostreptobacillus hongkongensis genome contains:
- the sppA gene encoding signal peptide peptidase SppA, which translates into the protein MNFLNNIGKFLKNLTIYTIKKIYSFFIYIFLTIFILGGIASCSLLYIQSSDNVAKNYDTLLLKDISIPSEDKFINSIQYIDGKSNTFSDLLIALNKVSEDDKIKNILIYSDSFILSSAQIEEVEPIFKKIKEAGKKVYAYSEDLDKQNYNVSLLADEIIIPKYSTAQVTLNGYSVNSGYYKNLFDKFGFKMEVIHIGTHKSYGENYYRDSMSQEQKDTITRIYDKRLNDFVEKVSTSRKIDKDTFKNKLLNGEYVFLSPEKSRDLSLVDSLKDFDTLKEELNISDNNSIDIQEYIKTIVPQFTSPNKIAVIYLDGDIESTTSYTNPNITSEAFKDKLDEALSYPGVAGLVIRINSGGGSALEAKKIYDMLAKVDIPVYISIGNVAASGGYYIASIGNKIFADKNSITGSIGVVSLLPKLIGTYNKLGINIDGVQKGKYVDILSSNHEMTEEERELYRNSMLEVYNEFKNDVLVKRTNLNQDSLEAIAQGQIWLGTEALENGLIDQIGGLYDTIDALQKELKLDHNYNIINIYSVQKYDSLLDHLMDYIPLNLSKKQKINFDYVEDKLNFLLRQDGKLMYYSPEIEIYTK